TTCCAGGGAATTTCCCATACAGAGATGTCAATATTTACTGTTCTTTTAATTATTCTTGGATTTCAGATCTTTATGTTTGGTGTTATTGCCGATATGATTGTTTCATTTAACAGAGAGTTAAGGCTGGAAATTCAGGGGCTTAAGCCGCCAAAGCCTCCCATCAAATAAATTACTTTACACGCATGCTCTGCAATTGATGTTAATAGATATGCTTCTTTTAGGTCTTTTCCTGTTGCAAATGTACCATGTCCTTTAGCTATTACAACAGGTGCATCTTTTAGTGCAACAGAGATATTCTTTGCCAGAATGTCTGATCCCGGCTCTCCTGCAACAACAGGAATTACGGGACAAAGCATCTTTCCTTCGCTGTCTTCAGGAATAACCTCCGAATAAAAAAATGATGCGGCAACGGAGTATGCAGGATGTGCATGAACAATTGCTTCCTTTTCAGTCAGTTTATATGTTTCATAGTGAACACGCCATTCACTTGATGCACCGGATTCTACAGTTTTGTCCATTGAGACAAATTTCAAATCACCTGGCTCATCAAGATAAGATCCACTTTGAGTTATAAAAAAGCCGTCTTTGTCTTTTAGACTTAGATTTCCAAAATTTCCCCCAACAAGACCTTCATTAAAAAGTCTCTTTCCAATAATTTCAAACTCTTTAATTCTCATTTATACACCTATTTTTAATTTTTCAAATGCCTCAAAGAAAAATATATTTTTTACTTTAACAAGTCTGTCCTGTTGAATGTATTATATAATTTTGCAAACAGAAATAAACCCACAATCTGAGATTACAGCCTGTTTAAAATCAAAGTCTGTTAAAATTAAATTTTTTTATTTGCCTGAATAAAAATATGTCTAATTAATCAACAAAAAATTCATAATTTTACCTTTTCTTAAAAAAAACGTTTGCATGAAATAGAATTTCATGGACATTTTCAGGGTAAATTTATATTTATTTAATGCTTTTTTAAAGCAATGGCACAATCAGACCCTGCAGTGTATCCGCAGGAGTTACACCCTCAAGTCTGTGTTCGACTTTCCCGTCTTTTTCAATGATTATTGTTGGAACAACCTGAATACCATATTTTGCGGCAAGTTCCATATTGTTGTCAACATCTATCTTTTTAATCTCAACAGAGTCACCCATCATTTTTTTTAACTGTTCAAGAATTGGAGTCTGCATTTTGCATGGTCCGCACCATTCTGCATAAAAATCCATTAACACTGGTTTTGACATAATTGTATCACACCTCTTTACAGAGAAAAGGTCAGAAAAAGATATATAATTTTGTTTTTTTGTCTCTGACAAAAGGTATTACTTTGATGGCTTTTTGGATAAAATTGCCATTATCATCTTACCGTATGCCGGACGAGTGATTAATACACCAACCAAAACACCTAAGATTGTAATTATTGCAAAACCTTTCAGAGTTGAGAGATCCATGAGAGCTAAAGGAAGCATTGCAATAATTGCAGTACTTGCGGCCAGAGTGATAATTACAAGTGCACGCCTGAATCTTTTCATGTATACATTTGGAGAGGGCACTTTTCCGTCATGCAAAACCTCGTCTGTTACAATTACAAGCTGATCAATACCTGTTCCTATAACTGCAATAATACCTGCAATACTTGCAAAATCAAGCTGTTGGATATATCTTGCTATACCTAAAAGGATGATAATTTCTGCAAGATTTGTAAGAATCATCGGAAGGACAATTGAGGGTTCTTTGTAGCGGAAATATACAGAGATTCCAACTGCAACTAATGCCAGAATCGCTGCTACTATACAGACAATCTTGAAATAATCCCCAAGTTCGGCTGTTACAGAACCTGATCCTGCAATTGAAACATCTACGGGAAGGGCACCTGCGCGAAGGTGAATTTCAAGAATCTGTGCTTCTTCCAAAGCTTCTTTGCCTGAACCGGTGGATGCGCTCAAATCACGGACTGTTCCGGTGCTGAGCTGTCTTGCAAGATCAGGTGAAAGTGGTGCTGAATAGACCTCTTCTCCGTCAAGAAGCATTACAAGGTAGTGATTCTGTGGATCGGCAACTGCACCGTATTTTATTGCGGCGTCTCTAAAGGCTTGTGCTCCTGTATCATCGAGGGTAAATCCAACTCCCCAGTTCTGACTTCCCGGAGGATTCTGGCTTGGCCTTGAAACGCTTGTTACAGAATCGCCAAAGAGCACATGCTCTGATTCATTTCCGGAGGTTACTATTCTGATCTCAAATTTACCCTGAGAACTTACAAGATCCTGGGCACTGTTGATATCTGCTCCGGCAAGTTCAATTCTGATATATGTCGCAATATCATTCAAACCGCTTATAATGTTTAATTTTGCATCCTGGGTTCCAAGATTATTGACCTTGTCTTCAAGAATGCGTTTAATGTCATCTGCGGTTTCCTTTGAAACACCCTGCTGATAGGAAACAATCTTTGCCCCGGATTCGGCAAAAATCTCTTTTAATTCATCTTCTGGATAATATTTTCTGATTTCAAGCTGATCATCACTCAAAACTATAACTTCAGCATCTATTCTTTTTGATAGTTCTTCTGAAAGGTCATATGCTGATTTGTCTGATGAAAATCTGACTACTTCTGACTGGAATG
The genomic region above belongs to Methanomicrobium antiquum and contains:
- a CDS encoding aldolase — protein: MRIKEFEIIGKRLFNEGLVGGNFGNLSLKDKDGFFITQSGSYLDEPGDLKFVSMDKTVESGASSEWRVHYETYKLTEKEAIVHAHPAYSVAASFFYSEVIPEDSEGKMLCPVIPVVAGEPGSDILAKNISVALKDAPVVIAKGHGTFATGKDLKEAYLLTSIAEHACKVIYLMGGFGGLSP
- a CDS encoding preprotein translocase subunit SecD, which gives rise to MSDEDSTLKKIFTDWRILIMVGLIIFSILSIYALPPAVNKGIEGNLQLGLDLQGGSWIQLSFQSEVVRFSSDKSAYDLSEELSKRIDAEVIVLSDDQLEIRKYYPEDELKEIFAESGAKIVSYQQGVSKETADDIKRILEDKVNNLGTQDAKLNIISGLNDIATYIRIELAGADINSAQDLVSSQGKFEIRIVTSGNESEHVLFGDSVTSVSRPSQNPPGSQNWGVGFTLDDTGAQAFRDAAIKYGAVADPQNHYLVMLLDGEEVYSAPLSPDLARQLSTGTVRDLSASTGSGKEALEEAQILEIHLRAGALPVDVSIAGSGSVTAELGDYFKIVCIVAAILALVAVGISVYFRYKEPSIVLPMILTNLAEIIILLGIARYIQQLDFASIAGIIAVIGTGIDQLVIVTDEVLHDGKVPSPNVYMKRFRRALVIITLAASTAIIAMLPLALMDLSTLKGFAIITILGVLVGVLITRPAYGKMIMAILSKKPSK
- the trxA gene encoding thioredoxin — its product is MSKPVLMDFYAEWCGPCKMQTPILEQLKKMMGDSVEIKKIDVDNNMELAAKYGIQVVPTIIIEKDGKVEHRLEGVTPADTLQGLIVPLL